Proteins found in one Rhodovulum sp. MB263 genomic segment:
- a CDS encoding N-acetylmuramoyl-L-alanine amidase, which produces MVVLHFTAMADAASALDRLCDPAAGVSAHYLIASDGQVLQLVDEADRAWHAGAGCWGAVSDVNSRSIGIELDNPGDRPFPAPLMAALEALLPGILARWSIRPERVIGHSDMAPDRKWDPGRRFDWRRLARQGLAVWPSPGPTVAGAAPAAETAPDEIAFRNAATAFGYGAGWETAHVLDALRQRFRPWAAGPLAAADMAVIADLARRFPVDPGSAGA; this is translated from the coding sequence ATGGTCGTGCTGCATTTCACCGCAATGGCCGATGCCGCCTCGGCGCTCGACCGGCTCTGCGACCCGGCGGCCGGGGTATCGGCGCATTACCTCATCGCCAGTGACGGGCAGGTTCTTCAGCTTGTCGACGAGGCCGACCGCGCCTGGCATGCCGGGGCCGGGTGCTGGGGCGCGGTCTCGGATGTCAATTCCCGCTCGATCGGCATCGAGCTCGACAATCCGGGCGACCGGCCGTTCCCGGCACCGCTGATGGCTGCGCTCGAGGCGCTTCTGCCCGGCATTCTTGCACGCTGGTCGATCCGGCCCGAGCGGGTGATCGGGCATTCCGACATGGCGCCCGACCGCAAATGGGATCCGGGCCGACGCTTCGACTGGCGAAGGCTCGCGCGGCAGGGCCTGGCGGTCTGGCCCTCGCCCGGCCCGACCGTGGCCGGGGCAGCGCCCGCTGCCGAAACCGCGCCCGACGAGATCGCCTTTCGCAACGCGGCCACGGCCTTCGGCTATGGTGCCGGATGGGAGACGGCGCATGTACTCGACGCGCTGCGCCAGCGGTTCCGGCCCTGGGCCGCGGGGCCGCTTGCCGCGGCCGATATGGCCGTGATTGCCGATCTTGCCCGCCGCTTCCCCGTTGACCCCGGCTCCGCGGGCGCCTAG
- a CDS encoding DUF533 domain-containing protein, producing MATLAVGFAAARGLERFQRMGGGAGIADSVKSAATRAGIGSQIGPLLERMQVPGGAAALKANAKWLGTKARETGDHALVGLGGLMAALGGASWAGSVNARDILNAMGEIAPPDVSMEKNARLLIRSMVMAAKSDGEIDAAERAAILDVLGDATADELAFVEAEMARPIDIRALAAETGNHQRTAVYAAAVVTTRLDSPAEIAHLDRLAEALHLGRAARQRIHKAMRLPQVLA from the coding sequence ATGGCCACCCTTGCCGTGGGCTTTGCGGCGGCCAGGGGGCTCGAGAGGTTCCAGAGGATGGGCGGCGGCGCGGGAATCGCCGATTCCGTGAAATCGGCCGCGACCCGGGCCGGGATCGGCAGCCAGATCGGGCCGCTCCTGGAGCGGATGCAGGTGCCGGGGGGCGCGGCGGCGCTGAAGGCCAATGCCAAATGGCTGGGCACGAAGGCGCGCGAGACCGGCGATCACGCGCTGGTCGGGCTCGGCGGGCTGATGGCGGCGCTGGGCGGCGCCTCCTGGGCGGGTTCGGTCAATGCCAGGGATATCCTGAATGCGATGGGCGAGATCGCGCCGCCCGATGTCTCGATGGAGAAGAATGCGCGGCTGTTGATCCGCTCGATGGTGATGGCGGCGAAATCCGATGGCGAGATCGACGCGGCCGAGCGCGCGGCGATCCTCGATGTTCTGGGCGATGCCACGGCCGACGAGCTTGCCTTTGTCGAGGCCGAGATGGCCCGGCCCATCGATATCCGGGCGCTTGCGGCCGAGACCGGTAATCATCAGCGCACGGCGGTCTATGCCGCGGCGGTCGTGACGACCAGGCTCGACAGCCCGGCCGAGATCGCGCATCTTGATCGTCTGGCCGAGGCGCTGCATCTCGGGCGTGCCGCGCGCCAGCGGATCCACAAGGCGATGCGGCTGCCGCAGGTGCTGGCCTGA
- the rpmG gene encoding 50S ribosomal protein L33 — translation MAKPTTIKIRLNSTAGTGHFYVTKKNARTMTEKMVVKKYDPVVRQHVEYKEGKIK, via the coding sequence ATGGCGAAGCCGACAACCATCAAGATCCGCCTGAACTCGACCGCGGGCACCGGCCATTTCTACGTGACCAAGAAGAACGCCCGCACCATGACCGAGAAAATGGTGGTCAAGAAATACGACCCGGTCGTGCGTCAGCACGTCGAATACAAGGAAGGCAAGATCAAGTGA
- a CDS encoding VOC family protein, whose translation MADHQLHRGRLIDHIQLVVRDLNASERFYKAVLSALKIPVISTGNGYFLADELVVSSADSPTALGELTGRHHLAFQAKDRAMVDAFHSTALKNGGRDNGAPGLRAYHPDYYAAFVLDPDGNNIEAVYQGAAKRNTPSVVIEF comes from the coding sequence ATGGCAGACCACCAGCTACACCGAGGGCGTTTGATCGATCACATTCAGCTTGTGGTCCGGGACCTGAATGCAAGCGAACGCTTCTACAAGGCAGTCCTGTCGGCCCTCAAGATCCCGGTCATCAGCACCGGGAACGGGTATTTCCTGGCCGATGAGCTTGTCGTGTCTTCGGCCGACAGCCCGACGGCTCTGGGGGAGTTGACAGGACGGCACCATCTTGCCTTTCAGGCGAAAGACCGGGCCATGGTGGATGCCTTCCACAGCACCGCGCTGAAGAATGGCGGACGCGATAACGGCGCGCCGGGCCTGCGGGCCTATCATCCGGACTACTATGCCGCTTTCGTGCTGGATCCGGACGGGAACAACATCGAGGCCGTTTATCAGGGCGCGGCGAAACGCAACACGCCATCCGTCGTGATCGAGTTCTAG
- a CDS encoding MotA/TolQ/ExbB proton channel family protein: protein MIGAVIELLRRVADLGGPVVLILIGVSVLTVAVVLYKLWQFAASGVGRHRALSEAVAHWDRGERDRARAALEGSRSYLRPVVDLAMSGQTDPERLEAEAEVRFARLESGFRLLDSVAQLSPLLGLFGTVLGMIAAFQALQAAGTQVDPSILAGGIWVALLTTAVGLAVAMPTALILSWFEGRMEAERVLAETAIHTVLAPGNAPGAPGPVASDGRDHG from the coding sequence ATGATCGGCGCGGTGATCGAGCTTTTGCGCCGTGTGGCCGATCTCGGCGGGCCGGTGGTTCTGATCCTGATCGGGGTCTCGGTCCTGACGGTGGCAGTCGTGCTTTACAAGCTCTGGCAATTCGCGGCCTCGGGCGTCGGCCGGCACCGGGCGCTGTCGGAGGCGGTCGCGCATTGGGACAGGGGCGAGAGGGACCGGGCGCGGGCCGCGCTCGAGGGTTCGCGCAGCTATCTGCGCCCGGTGGTCGATCTTGCGATGTCGGGGCAGACCGATCCCGAGCGGCTGGAGGCCGAGGCCGAGGTCCGCTTTGCCCGGCTGGAAAGCGGCTTCCGGCTCCTCGACTCGGTCGCGCAGCTCTCGCCGCTGCTGGGGCTGTTCGGCACCGTCCTGGGCATGATCGCGGCGTTTCAGGCGCTGCAGGCGGCGGGCACGCAGGTCGACCCGTCGATCCTTGCGGGCGGTATCTGGGTGGCGCTTCTGACCACGGCGGTCGGTCTGGCCGTGGCGATGCCGACGGCGCTGATCCTGAGCTGGTTCGAAGGCCGGATGGAGGCCGAGCGGGTGCTGGCCGAGACCGCCATTCACACCGTTCTGGCCCCCGGCAATGCGCCCGGCGCGCCCGGACCGGTCGCGTCGGACGGTCGGGATCATGGCTAG
- a CDS encoding biopolymer transporter ExbD: protein MARPRRRRLSLTSLVDVIFLLLLFFMLSSTFTRFAEVDLVAAGQGGAAADSETRPLFLQLEPDRLRLNGRALDLDGLAEGLGPVEPGQVVLVALRGGVSAQRLTDLLVALRAIPGLGVTVLGAT from the coding sequence ATGGCTAGGCCGCGGCGGCGGCGGCTGTCGCTCACGTCGCTGGTCGACGTGATCTTCCTGCTGCTGCTCTTCTTCATGCTGAGCTCGACCTTCACCCGGTTTGCCGAGGTCGATCTCGTGGCGGCCGGGCAGGGCGGGGCGGCGGCGGACAGCGAGACGCGGCCGCTTTTCCTGCAGCTCGAGCCCGACCGGCTGCGGCTGAACGGTCGCGCGCTTGACCTTGACGGACTGGCCGAAGGGCTGGGTCCGGTCGAGCCGGGGCAGGTCGTGCTGGTGGCGCTGCGCGGCGGGGTCAGTGCGCAGCGGCTGACCGATCTTCTGGTCGCGCTTCGCGCGATCCCGGGGCTGGGCGTGACTGTACTGGGGGCGACATGA
- a CDS encoding biopolymer transporter ExbD — MMARQAAIRAAKARRAGREPTIALINIVFLLLIFFLVAGTLAAPLDATLKLVDTEGLEGAAPAEALVLHADGRITLQEQATTPEAFVAGLEKPETGVTIARVVPDRDVPAADLVALGQALRAAGAERVVIVTERGLQ, encoded by the coding sequence ATGATGGCCAGACAAGCTGCGATCAGGGCTGCGAAGGCACGCCGTGCCGGGCGCGAGCCGACCATCGCACTGATCAATATCGTCTTCCTGCTGCTGATCTTCTTCCTCGTCGCAGGCACGCTGGCGGCGCCGCTCGATGCGACCCTGAAACTGGTCGATACCGAGGGGCTGGAAGGGGCTGCGCCCGCCGAGGCGCTGGTTCTGCATGCCGATGGGCGGATCACGCTGCAAGAGCAGGCGACGACGCCCGAGGCCTTCGTCGCCGGGCTTGAGAAGCCCGAGACGGGCGTCACCATCGCCCGGGTCGTTCCCGATCGCGACGTGCCTGCAGCCGATCTTGTGGCGCTTGGGCAGGCCTTGCGCGCAGCCGGGGCCGAACGGGTGGTGATCGTCACCGAACGGGGGCTGCAATGA
- a CDS encoding TonB family protein: protein MTIPSSRFGKLLACGLALGAHGALALVLVPEVEIRMEGRNGAAEAAIGSSFADMAAGRLDAESVEDVVEPEQPLEPLRPDRPEPVETVMPDPAQALAPVPDMVVAESPEPETLTAEPEPKPEPKPEAKPVARGNADRNARAGQAAGNERAEAATSGRGGAVAESGNAASSNYPGLVMRALSRVPKPRIRARGAAVVAFRVAADGGLASASVARSSGSTALDQAALRLVERAAPFPAPPRGAQRSFSIRIEGR from the coding sequence ATGACGATACCAAGTTCCCGCTTCGGCAAGCTGCTGGCCTGTGGCCTCGCGCTCGGGGCGCATGGAGCGCTTGCCCTGGTTCTCGTCCCCGAGGTCGAGATCAGGATGGAGGGCCGTAACGGCGCGGCCGAGGCGGCGATCGGTTCGAGCTTCGCCGATATGGCGGCCGGACGGCTCGATGCCGAGAGCGTCGAGGATGTGGTCGAGCCCGAACAACCCCTCGAACCGCTCCGTCCTGACAGGCCCGAGCCGGTCGAGACCGTCATGCCGGATCCTGCCCAGGCATTGGCGCCGGTCCCTGACATGGTCGTGGCGGAGAGCCCCGAGCCCGAAACCTTGACTGCGGAACCCGAGCCCAAGCCCGAACCGAAGCCCGAAGCGAAACCGGTGGCGCGAGGCAATGCCGACCGCAACGCCCGTGCCGGTCAGGCGGCGGGCAATGAGCGCGCAGAGGCCGCGACCAGTGGCCGGGGCGGCGCCGTGGCCGAGTCGGGCAATGCCGCAAGCTCGAACTATCCCGGGCTGGTGATGCGGGCGCTGTCGCGGGTGCCGAAGCCCAGGATCCGTGCCCGCGGCGCCGCGGTGGTGGCGTTCCGGGTCGCGGCGGATGGCGGTCTGGCCTCGGCTTCGGTGGCGCGCAGTTCGGGCTCGACCGCGCTCGATCAGGCGGCTTTGCGCCTTGTCGAACGCGCCGCACCCTTTCCGGCCCCCCCGCGCGGTGCCCAGCGCAGCTTCTCGATCCGGATCGAGGGCCGGTAA
- a CDS encoding DUF2478 domain-containing protein, with protein MSETGDDASFRVAAIPLSREPSVDPLLATVVAVLRAEGVRVAGFRQERGADGGLAVEDLTGGGVFPISQQLGSGSEGCSLDPQGLAEAACAALAALETGPDLLILPRFGKAEAEGQGFRAVIERACEWQVPVLVAVKPDCSEAWEAFTGGAAARLAPDRDALLEWCRAGLGVRT; from the coding sequence ATGAGCGAGACCGGCGACGATGCGAGCTTTCGTGTGGCGGCGATCCCGCTTTCCCGAGAGCCGTCTGTCGACCCGTTGCTGGCGACGGTGGTGGCGGTGCTTCGCGCCGAGGGCGTTCGTGTCGCGGGCTTCCGACAGGAGCGCGGCGCGGATGGCGGCCTGGCGGTCGAGGATCTGACCGGCGGCGGCGTCTTCCCGATCTCGCAGCAGCTGGGCTCGGGTTCGGAGGGCTGCAGTCTCGATCCGCAGGGCCTGGCCGAGGCCGCCTGCGCGGCGCTGGCCGCGCTGGAGACCGGCCCCGATCTGCTGATCCTGCCGCGTTTCGGCAAGGCCGAGGCCGAGGGGCAGGGGTTCCGCGCGGTGATCGAGCGCGCCTGCGAATGGCAGGTGCCGGTGCTGGTCGCGGTCAAGCCCGATTGCAGCGAGGCCTGGGAGGCGTTCACCGGCGGGGCCGCCGCCCGGCTTGCCCCCGACCGGGACGCGCTTCTCGAGTGGTGCCGGGCGGGGCTGGGCGTCCGCACCTGA
- a CDS encoding TOBE domain-containing protein encodes MPVGLRSALTLERPGARMGADRVALLAAIGRTGSISAAAREVGLSYKAAWDGVQAMNNIFASPLVSAAPGGRAGGGAVLTPAGEKVIAAFTAIQEGLERVVASLDNQIDLDPGDILWSLMMKTSARNTYRATVTAVTESPVSAEVQMDIGGGQALTSVITGQSAAGMGLAPGIEVFALVKSSFVILAKGRDFGPLSVRNRLSGTVTGRTDGPVNSEIVLDLGGDKTLAATITRESAEALALAPGDSATALIKSSHVILALP; translated from the coding sequence ATGCCGGTAGGATTGCGCAGTGCGTTGACGCTGGAACGGCCCGGGGCGCGGATGGGCGCCGACCGGGTTGCGCTTCTCGCGGCGATCGGCCGCACCGGTTCGATCTCGGCGGCCGCGCGCGAGGTTGGCCTGTCCTACAAGGCCGCCTGGGACGGGGTGCAGGCGATGAACAACATCTTCGCCAGCCCCCTTGTCAGCGCCGCCCCCGGCGGACGCGCGGGCGGCGGCGCCGTGCTGACGCCCGCCGGCGAGAAGGTGATCGCCGCCTTCACCGCGATCCAGGAGGGTCTGGAACGGGTGGTCGCCTCGCTGGACAACCAGATCGATCTCGATCCCGGCGATATTCTCTGGAGCCTGATGATGAAGACCTCGGCCCGCAACACCTATCGCGCCACCGTGACCGCGGTCACCGAAAGCCCCGTCAGCGCCGAGGTGCAGATGGATATCGGCGGCGGCCAGGCCCTGACCTCGGTCATCACCGGCCAGAGCGCCGCCGGGATGGGGCTTGCCCCCGGCATCGAGGTCTTCGCGCTGGTCAAGTCCAGCTTCGTCATCCTCGCCAAGGGTCGGGATTTCGGCCCGCTCTCGGTGCGCAACCGGCTGAGCGGCACCGTCACCGGCCGCACCGACGGGCCGGTGAACAGCGAGATCGTGCTCGATCTCGGCGGCGACAAGACGCTGGCCGCGACCATCACCCGCGAAAGCGCCGAGGCGCTGGCGCTTGCCCCGGGTGACAGCGCAACCGCGCTGATCAAGTCGAGCCATGTGATCCTGGCGCTGCCCTAA
- the tsaA gene encoding tRNA (N6-threonylcarbamoyladenosine(37)-N6)-methyltransferase TrmO: MEKVMAEIRRGEVCTALPERDDAALWFIGRLRTPWQSPRDCPRQGDALAGPVCRIEIDPRWVEALAGIERKERLLLLYWMDGARRDLVRQSPRNDGETTGTFALRSPNRPNPVASSVVTLLGCEGDVLLVRGLDCVDGTPLIDLKPDYAGRPCPEH, encoded by the coding sequence ATGGAAAAGGTGATGGCCGAGATCAGGCGCGGCGAGGTCTGCACGGCGCTTCCGGAGCGAGACGACGCCGCGCTCTGGTTCATCGGACGGCTGCGGACGCCCTGGCAGAGCCCGCGCGACTGTCCGCGGCAGGGCGATGCCCTGGCCGGGCCGGTCTGCCGGATCGAGATCGATCCGCGCTGGGTCGAGGCGCTGGCGGGGATCGAGCGCAAGGAGCGGCTGTTGCTGCTGTACTGGATGGACGGTGCGCGGCGCGACCTTGTCCGCCAGAGCCCGCGCAATGACGGCGAGACCACGGGCACATTCGCGCTGCGTTCGCCCAACCGGCCCAATCCGGTGGCCTCTTCGGTGGTGACGCTTCTGGGGTGCGAGGGCGACGTGCTGCTGGTGCGGGGGCTCGATTGCGTCGACGGAACGCCGCTGATCGATCTCAAGCCCGATTACGCCGGGCGGCCCTGTCCCGAGCACTGA
- a CDS encoding molybdopterin-binding protein, translating into MKLSARNILEGTVSAVETGTVTTHVKIDIGGATVTASITNEAATDLDLKVGDKASAIIKSSDVLVGKD; encoded by the coding sequence ATGAAACTCAGTGCAAGAAACATCCTCGAAGGGACCGTGAGCGCGGTCGAAACCGGGACCGTCACCACCCATGTCAAGATCGATATCGGCGGCGCCACCGTCACCGCCTCGATCACCAACGAGGCCGCCACGGATCTGGACCTGAAGGTCGGCGACAAGGCCAGCGCCATCATCAAGTCCTCCGACGTTCTGGTCGGCAAGGACTGA
- a CDS encoding amidohydrolase family protein has translation MTPPFPDLLVDGATILTSDPARPFLKTGWVEVTAGRISAIRDTRPERIAPSTRIIPGDGRVLTPGFVNVHTHAILSMVRGVAEDMGFAPAYTMGVPHGHDLRPDEAHALARLGALEALSFGSTLINDSFTHQEIALPAMAGTGIRAFGCGRIHDVDFTRVHLGDWRYDDAIGDWTLGLAADLIAAFHDPEGLRTGVVLAPHAPDTCSRALLGRVRELRDAHGLKINTHVSQSRVEVDFIRERDGMTPPELLDEVGLLDDSLIGAHCIHLTEDDIARLGRAGAHLAHIAKGNQTHGCLAPTAKLRQAGMNLALATDNMHADMVEVMRWALATGRLQEGGVGETWQPAAMFEAATMGGARALGLEAEIGSIETGKRADLVLFDFRRPHLRPMTNVLGTLVHTGQGRDVETVVVGGEVVIAEGEPLRVDRMAVLDAAETAAAALWDRARNEAARPL, from the coding sequence ATGACACCACCCTTCCCCGATCTTCTCGTCGACGGCGCCACGATCCTCACCTCGGACCCGGCCCGGCCCTTCCTGAAAACCGGCTGGGTCGAGGTCACGGCCGGACGCATCAGCGCCATCCGCGACACCCGCCCCGAGCGGATCGCCCCCTCGACCCGCATCATCCCCGGCGACGGCCGGGTGCTGACCCCCGGTTTCGTCAATGTCCATACCCATGCGATCCTCAGCATGGTGCGGGGCGTGGCCGAGGATATGGGCTTTGCCCCCGCCTATACGATGGGCGTGCCCCATGGCCATGACCTGCGCCCTGACGAGGCCCATGCGCTGGCCCGGCTCGGCGCGCTCGAGGCGCTTTCCTTCGGCTCGACCCTGATCAATGACAGCTTCACCCATCAGGAGATCGCGCTGCCCGCCATGGCCGGGACCGGCATCCGGGCCTTCGGCTGCGGGCGCATCCACGATGTCGACTTCACCCGCGTCCATCTGGGCGACTGGCGCTATGACGATGCCATCGGCGACTGGACGCTGGGGCTGGCGGCTGACCTGATCGCGGCCTTCCATGACCCCGAGGGCCTCAGGACCGGCGTCGTGCTGGCCCCCCATGCCCCCGATACCTGCTCGCGCGCGCTGCTGGGCCGGGTGCGCGAGTTGCGCGACGCGCATGGTCTGAAGATCAACACCCATGTTTCGCAAAGCCGGGTCGAGGTCGATTTCATCCGCGAGCGCGACGGCATGACCCCGCCAGAGCTGCTGGACGAGGTCGGCCTTCTCGACGACAGCCTGATCGGCGCCCATTGCATCCATCTGACCGAAGACGACATCGCCAGGTTGGGCCGGGCGGGGGCGCATCTGGCGCATATCGCCAAGGGCAATCAGACCCATGGCTGCCTCGCGCCAACGGCAAAGCTGCGCCAGGCTGGCATGAACCTGGCCCTGGCCACCGACAACATGCATGCCGACATGGTCGAGGTGATGCGCTGGGCGCTGGCCACGGGCCGCCTGCAGGAGGGCGGCGTCGGCGAGACCTGGCAACCCGCCGCGATGTTCGAGGCCGCCACCATGGGCGGGGCCCGGGCGCTGGGGCTCGAGGCCGAGATCGGCTCGATCGAGACCGGCAAGCGCGCCGATCTGGTGCTGTTCGATTTCCGGCGTCCGCATCTGCGGCCGATGACCAACGTTCTGGGGACCCTGGTCCATACCGGGCAGGGCCGCGATGTGGAAACGGTGGTCGTCGGCGGCGAGGTGGTGATCGCAGAGGGCGAGCCCCTGCGCGTCGACCGCATGGCAGTGCTCGACGCCGCCGAGACCGCCGCCGCCGCGCTCTGGGACCGCGCCCGGAACGAAGCCGCGCGCCCCCTCTGA
- a CDS encoding TRAP transporter large permease gives MSALAVSVFAILALIGAPLAFAIGLGAVAALYMGGFDLVVLPQRMMFAVNSFPLMAIPLFMLAGELMVRAGIVDRLVSFANSLVGRVPGGIAHVTIVAGMVFASVSGAAVASASALGSTLVPALRKTYPDGYSSAVIASAANLGPVIPPSNAMIVYALMAGSSVSVGGMFMAGIVPGIILALGFMALATLIAKRRGYALSGTPFSLRNALIETRRAGLILLMPVIVVGGIVGGIFTATEGAAIAVVYALVVGLFVTRRLRVADLPGCLFRAAVMAAMVGALIAFASVVTFVFTLDLVPMRLSSWIRDLTSDPMTFILLVMAMLLVVGMLIESNAAYIMLVPLFAPMAISYGIDPLFFGFLFMYNLVVGMMTPPVGVLLFVMSGITRVPMGQLTREVAPFVALQFGVLALCVVFPPLVLWLPSLFGF, from the coding sequence ATGAGCGCCCTTGCCGTCTCTGTCTTTGCCATTCTTGCCCTGATCGGGGCGCCCCTGGCCTTCGCCATCGGGCTGGGCGCGGTAGCGGCGCTTTACATGGGCGGGTTCGATCTGGTGGTGCTGCCGCAGCGGATGATGTTCGCGGTCAATTCCTTTCCGCTGATGGCGATCCCGCTTTTCATGCTGGCGGGCGAGCTGATGGTGAGGGCGGGCATCGTCGACCGGCTGGTCAGCTTTGCCAATTCGTTGGTCGGCCGGGTGCCGGGCGGCATCGCCCATGTGACGATCGTCGCAGGCATGGTCTTCGCCTCGGTCAGCGGTGCAGCCGTCGCCTCGGCCAGCGCGCTGGGTTCGACGCTGGTGCCCGCGCTCCGCAAGACCTACCCTGACGGCTATTCCAGCGCGGTGATCGCCTCGGCCGCCAATCTGGGCCCGGTCATCCCGCCCTCGAACGCGATGATCGTCTATGCGCTGATGGCGGGCTCCTCGGTCTCGGTCGGCGGCATGTTCATGGCCGGGATCGTGCCCGGCATCATCCTGGCGCTCGGGTTCATGGCGCTGGCCACGCTGATCGCCAAGCGCCGGGGCTATGCCCTCAGCGGCACTCCCTTCTCGCTGCGGAACGCCCTGATCGAGACCCGCCGCGCGGGCCTGATCCTCCTGATGCCGGTGATCGTCGTGGGCGGCATCGTCGGCGGCATCTTCACCGCGACCGAGGGCGCGGCCATCGCCGTGGTCTATGCGCTGGTGGTCGGCCTCTTCGTCACCCGCAGGCTGCGGGTCGCCGATCTGCCCGGCTGCCTGTTCCGGGCCGCGGTGATGGCCGCCATGGTCGGCGCGCTGATCGCCTTCGCCTCGGTCGTGACCTTCGTCTTCACGCTCGATCTGGTGCCGATGCGGCTCTCGTCCTGGATCCGCGACCTGACCTCGGACCCGATGACCTTCATCCTGCTGGTAATGGCGATGCTGCTTGTCGTCGGCATGCTGATCGAGTCGAATGCGGCCTATATCATGCTGGTGCCGCTCTTTGCACCGATGGCGATCAGCTACGGCATCGACCCGCTCTTCTTCGGCTTCCTGTTCATGTACAACCTCGTCGTGGGCATGATGACGCCGCCCGTGGGCGTGCTGCTCTTCGTCATGAGCGGGATCACCCGCGTGCCCATGGGCCAGCTCACCCGCGAGGTGGCGCCTTTCGTGGCGCTGCAATTCGGTGTGCTGGCGCTCTGCGTCGTCTTTCCGCCGCTCGTGCTCTGGCTACCCTCGCTGTTCGGATTCTGA
- a CDS encoding TRAP transporter small permease, which translates to MNCPGHPAPGPASAGPLALLRKAVDLTDALSRWIIVAAMAAMALLISAQVFQRYVLSSSIDAADELSRLFFVWSIFLAIPHGIRRGVHVGIDIVLRLMPGRAQDMLQRGSALAGLALMAVVFVTALGAAEDKWGELMPTLPVTAALYYIPVCICALHSALHLLLFVLGGPAIWGDDAWKETTS; encoded by the coding sequence GTGAACTGTCCGGGACACCCCGCGCCCGGGCCGGCATCCGCCGGCCCGCTGGCGCTTTTGCGCAAGGCGGTCGATCTGACCGACGCGCTGTCGCGCTGGATCATCGTGGCCGCGATGGCCGCCATGGCGCTTCTGATCTCGGCGCAAGTGTTCCAGCGCTATGTCCTGAGTTCGTCCATCGACGCCGCCGACGAGCTGTCGCGCCTGTTCTTCGTCTGGTCGATCTTTCTGGCCATTCCGCATGGCATCCGCCGCGGCGTGCATGTCGGCATCGACATCGTTCTGCGTCTCATGCCGGGCCGGGCCCAGGATATGTTGCAGCGTGGCTCGGCACTGGCGGGGCTTGCGCTGATGGCGGTGGTCTTCGTCACCGCGCTCGGCGCGGCCGAGGACAAATGGGGCGAGCTGATGCCGACCCTGCCGGTGACCGCCGCGCTTTACTACATCCCGGTCTGCATCTGCGCCCTGCATTCGGCTCTGCATCTGTTGTTGTTCGTCCTCGGCGGGCCCGCGATCTGGGGCGACGATGCCTGGAAGGAAACCACGTCATGA
- a CDS encoding TRAP transporter substrate-binding protein, producing the protein MKPLLPRAFGLCLGLSLLAGAASAQTVLRVAGNFPEEHSATGAMNVFKEEVERLSGGDLVVQNFPAMQLGGAQENVDQVRSGAIFAVFTSIAYFTRSVPELEAVSLPFLFDSREKAFEVMDGPVGQLMDEALLEQGFVNLGYGELGFRHVTNSARPLKTLEDFQGLKIRLQPNEVHLETFRALGANPQSLDISELYSALQQKVLDGEENPYNIIYTRRFFEVQKYLSDTGHFFDFINVVANRNAFEALSPENQQAVRTAMRSAIEWQRAEAARVDLEFRDKLVAEGMQFDEIPSEERARLRAATAAIAESLKERVDPEVIDLVLEQAAQ; encoded by the coding sequence ATGAAACCCCTCCTTCCGCGGGCCTTCGGGCTCTGCCTCGGCCTGTCGCTTCTGGCCGGTGCGGCCTCGGCCCAGACCGTGCTGCGCGTTGCCGGCAACTTCCCCGAAGAACACAGCGCCACCGGCGCCATGAACGTGTTCAAGGAAGAGGTCGAGCGCCTGTCGGGCGGCGATCTCGTGGTGCAGAACTTCCCCGCCATGCAGCTGGGCGGCGCGCAGGAAAACGTCGACCAGGTGCGGTCGGGCGCGATCTTCGCGGTGTTCACCTCGATCGCCTATTTCACCCGCTCGGTCCCCGAACTCGAAGCCGTCAGCCTGCCCTTCCTGTTCGACAGCCGCGAGAAGGCCTTCGAGGTTATGGACGGCCCTGTCGGCCAGTTGATGGACGAGGCATTGCTGGAACAGGGCTTCGTCAATCTCGGCTATGGCGAGCTCGGCTTCCGCCATGTCACCAACAGCGCCCGGCCGCTGAAGACACTGGAGGATTTCCAGGGCCTCAAGATCCGCCTGCAACCCAACGAGGTGCATCTGGAGACCTTCCGCGCGCTCGGCGCCAATCCGCAGTCGCTCGATATTTCCGAGCTTTACTCGGCGCTGCAGCAGAAGGTTCTGGATGGCGAGGAAAACCCCTATAACATCATCTATACCCGGCGCTTCTTCGAAGTGCAGAAATACCTGTCGGATACCGGCCACTTCTTCGACTTCATCAATGTCGTGGCCAACAGGAACGCCTTCGAGGCGCTGAGCCCCGAGAACCAGCAGGCCGTGCGGACCGCGATGCGCAGCGCCATCGAATGGCAGCGGGCAGAGGCGGCGCGGGTCGATCTGGAATTCCGCGACAAGCTGGTGGCCGAGGGAATGCAATTCGACGAGATCCCGTCAGAGGAACGCGCCCGGCTGCGCGCGGCGACCGCCGCCATCGCCGAAAGCCTGAAGGAGCGGGTCGATCCCGAGGTGATCGATCTCGTGCTTGAACAGGCCGCGCAGTGA